AGACGGCCTCGGCACGGTACGCCGCGAGCAACGCCTGAGGGTCCCCGGTGAGTCGGTAGCGCAGCGCCTCGACGAAGGCGAGCGGCGCCGCCCCCTCGAATGCGCGCGAATCCGCAGGACCGCCGGGAAGCCCGGCGTAGGCGCGCAACGCCGCCCGCTCCGGACCGGCGGGCCAGGTCTCGAAGCTCGCGCCCACCAGGGTGGCGCGGTCGAGCGGCGGCCGCGCCGCTTCGGCCTCGAAACCGCGCACGCCGCCCCAAAGCCACAGGACCGCCACCGCGGCGAAGAAGAGCAGCGCCGCCAGCAGGCGCTCGCCCCAGCCGGCGTGCGCGAAGAGCAGGTAGCGGAAACGGCGGAGCGGGTTGCGCACCCAGCTGCCCCAGACCCCGCCCCAGTCGGCGAGGCTGCGGCGCTGCGCGGGCAGGTAGCGCACGCCCAGCACCAGGACCAGGGCCAGGTAGGCGAGCACCAGGGTGGCCAGGGCCCGCTCGAGCCCGTCGGCCCTGAGGACCGGAAGCTGCGCCTCGGCCTGCCGCGCCAGGGTGCGCAGGCGCAGCGCGGCGACGGGATCGCCGGCGGCCTCGAAGCGGTCCGCCTGCTCGGCGAAAAAGGCCGCCGCGCCCGGATGCAACGGCGCGTAGCGCAGCAGCGCCTCGACCAGCCGGCGGGCGGTCGCCTCGTCGGCGCGTCGCGCGGCCGCCTGCCAGCGGTCGCTCCAGGCCCGCGCCCCCTCGCCCCAGACGAGTTCCGGGCGGTGGCCCCGCCGCAGCAGGTCGCGGCCCCAGGCGGCGAGGTCCCGGTCGTCCAACAGGGCCGGGTCCTCGGCCAGGTAGGACCAGTAGGGGCGGTAGCCCCCGGGGCCCGCCGGGAGCCGTGCGGCGACGCCTTGGTCCCGCCAGAACTGCGCGAGGACGTGCAGGGGCTCGAGCGTGGACCAGGCCCCCGCGTAGGGCCGGGCGGGGGGCAGCCCCGCCAGCGGCCAGACGCCGCCCCCTTGCAGCGCCACCTCGGGCCCCTCCCGCAGGTCTTCCACGGGAAGGTGCGGGTAGAAGGCGTAGAGCGGCCCGCGTTCGCCGCCGCGAGGAAAGGCGAGCACCAGCGGCGCGCCGCGCTGGGCCAGGTAGACCGCGTCGGGCGTCTCCAACGGAGCGAGCCAGTCGCCCGGGGGCAGCGGCCACAGCCGCGGGCCGATCCGTAACCCGTCGGCCTCCAGGGCCACCGGCGGCGGGGGCGGGGCGACCTCCAGCTCGGCGCGGTACTTCGCCCCCGGCGCGAAGAGGGTGAGGACGTACCGACCCGGCGCATCCGGCGTCCAGGCGAGCCGACCGCCGTTCTCGGTGGTGACCAGGGTGACCACCTCGGTGCCGCCGGGCCCGGCGATCTCGATGGGGTAGGCCCCGGGCTCGAGCCCCCGGGCGGCGAGCTCGACCGGGCGGCCGGCCACGGCGCCCTCGGGGAGGACGAGGCCCTGGGCCAGGGCCGCGGCGAACAACCATCCTAGAATCCAAAAGCGTCGCATGCTCCCATTCTGCCACGCCGCCGTCGCCCTAGAATGGGGCCATGGGACTCCTCGACATGATCGGGCCGGTGATGGTGGGTCCGTCGTCCAGCCACACCGCGGGCGCCGCCCGCCTCGCCTGGCTGGCGCGGCGGCTGATGGACGCCCCCCCTCGGCGGGTGCGCTTCGGCCTGCACGGCAGCTTCGCCAAGACCGGGAAGGGGCACGGCACCCACCTGGCGCTCGCCGGGGGGATGCTGGGCTTCGCGCCCGACGACCCCCGCATCAAGGACGCGCTCGAACGGGCCGCCGACGCCGGCATGGCGGTCGAGTTCGAAGCCGTGGAGCTCGGCGACGTGCACCCCAACACCGTGCGGATCGTCATGGAAAACGCCGAAGAACGCCACGAGGTGCTGGGCAGCTCGATCGGCGGCGGTTCGGTGCGGATCTGGAAGGTGGACGGCCTGGACGCCTACCTGAGCGGCGAGGGGCCCGCGCTGCTCGTGCGCCACGTCGACACCCCCGGCGTGATCGCGCGGGTGGCGCGCGTGCTCGCCGACGACGAGATCAACATCGCCCGCATCGTCTCCGGCCGCGACCGCAAGGGCGGCGAGGCCCTGATGAGCCTGGAGACCGACCACCCGCTCAGCGACGTCGCGCTCGCCTACCTGGCGCACCTCTCCTACGTGCACTGGGTCAAAGCGCTGCCGCCGCTCGCGGGCTGAGGGTGGTTTCGTTTACGTTTGACTAAACGTAGTAAACAAATTAGGCTGAGGGCATGAACGCAGACGATGCGGCCCGCCGGCAGCTCGCCGAGCAGATGGGGCTGGCGTTCGAGGCCTTCGGGACGCCGCGGATGGCGGGCCGGGTGCTGGGCTGGATGCTGCTCACCGAGGAAGAGGAGGTCGCCCTCGAGGCGCTGGCGCGCGACCTGGGCGTGAGCAAGGCCTCGGTCAGCCACGCCACCCGGCTGCTCGAGCAGATGGGCGTTCTCAGGCGCGTCGCGCGGCCGGGCACCCGCCAGGCCTTCTTCGCGCTCGCCGAGGACCCCTGGACCGCGATGCTGGCGGTGGAGGAGCGGGTGAGCCGCGGCTTCGCCCGCTTCGCCCGCGAGGCCCGCGCCGCACTCGCGCCGAACCCGCGGCGGGACGCGCGCCTCGCCGAAATGGAAGAGGCCTTCGCGCTCTACCTCGAGCTCCTGGCCGCCTTCACCCGGCGCTGGAAGGCCCGGAAGGAGGCGTCGTGAGGGGCGCCCGCTTCGGCGTGATCGTCCGCCTCGCTTGGCGCAACATCTGGCGCCACCGCCAGCGCACCTACCTGCTGGCCGCGGTGGTGGCCTACGCCTCGGTGGCGACGATCTTCTACTGGAGCATGATCGACGGCTACAAGCTCTCGGTGCTCGAGGCCCACGCCCGCTACGTCATGGCCCCGGTCACCGTCGCTCGGGCGGCCTGGTTCGACGACCCCGACCCCGAGAACGGCCTGCGCGACCTGGGGCCGCTGGAGGAGGCGCTCGCGCGCGCCGGTTCCCCGCGCTACGCGCCGCGGCTGCAGTTCGCCGGGCTGCTGACCTCGCCTTACGTATCGGAAGGCGCGTTCCTGCTGGGGGTGGATCCGGCCGCGGAGCCGGCGGTCTCCCGCGTGCCCGGCAAGGTGGGCGAAGGGCGCTGGCTCGAGGCCCCCGGAGAGGTGGTGCTGGGGTACAAGCTGGCCGAGCGCCTCGACGTGCGGCTGGGCGAACGGCTGGTGGTCAGCACCGCGGCCCTGGCGGGGCCGCAGTCGCTGGGGCTCAAGGTCGTGGGGCTGGTCCGCGCCCGGGTCTCGAGCGTGGACCGCTCGGGCGTCTACCTGCACCTGGACGACGCCCGCCAGCTGACCGGCCTCCCCGGGGTCACCCACCTGGCCGTGGACGCCCCGCTGGGAAAGGAGGAGGACGTGGCCCGGCGCGTGGCCGCGCGGCTGCCCGAGGGGCTGACCGCCCACCCCGTGTGGGACCTGGTCGGCCCGATCAAGACCGACGTCGAGGCGGGCAAGAAGCTGTCGCTGCCCATCGGCCTGCTGCTCGCGCTCTTCGCCGCCCTGGCGGTCACGAGCACGCTGATCGTGAGCGTGCTCGAACGCACCCGCGAGTTCGGCGTGGTGCTGGCGCTGGGCATGGACAACCCCAAGCTTGGCTGGATGATCGTGCTTGAGGCCGCCTTCGCCACCGCGGTCGGCTGGCTGCTCGGACTGCTGCTCGGCTACGCCTTGATTTACTACACCGGCACCCACAACGTCCTCGGGCCCTTCTTCCAGCTTTCCGGCGAGGTCTGGAGCGAGGCGGGCCTGACCGAGGAGTTCTACACCCACCTCTCGCCCGTCTACGCCCTCTACTCCCTCATCACCGTGGTGGTTTCGGCGCTGAGCGCCTTCCTCTTCCCCGCCCTGCGCGCGCGCAGATTGCACCCTTCGGAGGCCCTGCGATGGGACTGAACCGCAAGACGATCCGGCTCGTCACGTCCGGGCTGCTGCTGCTCGCGGCCCCGGCCCTGGCCCAATCCCCCGACCCGAAGGCCCTGCTGCACGAAGCGGTGAACCAGCTCCGCGGACCCGCGATGGTGGCCACCTACACGCTGGCCGTGGAGCGGCCCGGCCGCAGCAAGCGCTACGTGCTGCGCGTCTACACCGACGGCGACCGCCGGGCGTTGATCCAGGTGATCGAGCCCAAGCGCGAAGCCGGGCAGGCCTTCCTGATGCTCGGCGAGGACATCTGGATCTACAACCCGCGGCTGGGGCGGGTCCTGCGCCTGCCCCCCAGCGGCCGCAACGACCGTTTCCTGGGCTCCGACGTCAGCTACGCCGACCTCTCGGGCCGCGACCTCGAGGACTACTACGAGGTGCGCCTCGAGCCCGCCGCGGAAGCGGACCGGCTGACCCTGGTGCTCACGCCCAAGCCGCGGGCCCCGACCCCCTGGGGCCGGGTCGTCCTCCAGATCGAAGCCGCCACCAAGCTTCCGCGGCGAATCGTCTACTACGACCAGCGGGGCCAGCCGGTGAAGGAGATCGAGATGCGCAAGGTCGCGCGCATCGCCGAAGGCCGCTACCTGGTGACCGACACCCTCGTGATTGACCGGGTACGGGAAGGGTACCGCACCGTCTTCGAGGTCTCGGACTGGCGGATCGGGACGGTGCCCGACCGCTGCTTCGCGCCCACGGCGCTCAAGCGGGGGTGCGAGCGCTGATGTGGACCCTGGCCTGGAAGAACGTCTGGCGGGGCCGCGGACGCAGCCTGGTGACCGCGGGCGCGGTGGCCGCGGTCGTGGCCCTGATGCTCGTCATGTACGGCTTCAGCGGGGCCACCCTGAACGGCATGTTC
This genomic stretch from Oceanithermus profundus DSM 14977 harbors:
- a CDS encoding GbsR/MarR family transcriptional regulator, with translation MNADDAARRQLAEQMGLAFEAFGTPRMAGRVLGWMLLTEEEEVALEALARDLGVSKASVSHATRLLEQMGVLRRVARPGTRQAFFALAEDPWTAMLAVEERVSRGFARFAREARAALAPNPRRDARLAEMEEAFALYLELLAAFTRRWKARKEAS
- the sdaAB gene encoding L-serine ammonia-lyase, iron-sulfur-dependent subunit beta, which encodes MGLLDMIGPVMVGPSSSHTAGAARLAWLARRLMDAPPRRVRFGLHGSFAKTGKGHGTHLALAGGMLGFAPDDPRIKDALERAADAGMAVEFEAVELGDVHPNTVRIVMENAEERHEVLGSSIGGGSVRIWKVDGLDAYLSGEGPALLVRHVDTPGVIARVARVLADDEINIARIVSGRDRKGGEALMSLETDHPLSDVALAYLAHLSYVHWVKALPPLAG
- a CDS encoding outer membrane lipoprotein-sorting protein; translation: MGLNRKTIRLVTSGLLLLAAPALAQSPDPKALLHEAVNQLRGPAMVATYTLAVERPGRSKRYVLRVYTDGDRRALIQVIEPKREAGQAFLMLGEDIWIYNPRLGRVLRLPPSGRNDRFLGSDVSYADLSGRDLEDYYEVRLEPAAEADRLTLVLTPKPRAPTPWGRVVLQIEAATKLPRRIVYYDQRGQPVKEIEMRKVARIAEGRYLVTDTLVIDRVREGYRTVFEVSDWRIGTVPDRCFAPTALKRGCER
- a CDS encoding ABC transporter permease, producing the protein MRGARFGVIVRLAWRNIWRHRQRTYLLAAVVAYASVATIFYWSMIDGYKLSVLEAHARYVMAPVTVARAAWFDDPDPENGLRDLGPLEEALARAGSPRYAPRLQFAGLLTSPYVSEGAFLLGVDPAAEPAVSRVPGKVGEGRWLEAPGEVVLGYKLAERLDVRLGERLVVSTAALAGPQSLGLKVVGLVRARVSSVDRSGVYLHLDDARQLTGLPGVTHLAVDAPLGKEEDVARRVAARLPEGLTAHPVWDLVGPIKTDVEAGKKLSLPIGLLLALFAALAVTSTLIVSVLERTREFGVVLALGMDNPKLGWMIVLEAAFATAVGWLLGLLLGYALIYYTGTHNVLGPFFQLSGEVWSEAGLTEEFYTHLSPVYALYSLITVVVSALSAFLFPALRARRLHPSEALRWD